A genomic window from Thermococcus nautili includes:
- the secY gene encoding preprotein translocase subunit SecY, which yields MGKVRDIVYAIERYFPEVERPKRHVPLKEKFMWTGIVLLLYFILAEIPLYGIPPKVQDYFATLRFVLAGKSGSLLTLGIGPIVTASIIMQLLVGSEIVKLDLSNPEDRRFYQAAQKLFSVFMSFFEAAIYVFAGAFGKVSTGIGAFQTVTSPDGFVYIGLGLAILIILQLGFASTMLILLDELVSKWGIGSGISLFIAAGVSQTVIYKALAPIPSKEYIDPLTGEPAIVGAIPAFIQHLIHGDITGAIYRGGTLPDMVKLLGTIAVFLIVVYLESMRVEIPLSYGRVTVRGRYPIRFMYVSNIPIILTMALYANIQLWARLLNNYGITWLGTFGENGYPVSGFVTYLYPPRDIFHVINDPVRALVYAIMTIFWSLIFGFLWVELTGLDARSIARQLQQAGLQIPGFRRDPRILERVLQRYIPYVTFWGSFTLALVAVLADFFGALGTGTGILLTVGILYRFYEEIAREQATEMFPALRRFFAK from the coding sequence ATGGGAAAGGTAAGGGACATTGTATACGCCATAGAGCGCTACTTCCCCGAGGTTGAGAGGCCGAAGAGGCACGTTCCCCTCAAGGAGAAGTTCATGTGGACTGGAATAGTTCTGTTGCTCTACTTCATACTCGCTGAAATCCCCCTGTATGGAATCCCACCCAAGGTTCAGGATTACTTTGCAACGCTCCGTTTCGTGCTCGCCGGTAAGAGCGGTTCGCTTTTAACGCTGGGTATCGGTCCCATCGTTACCGCGAGTATAATCATGCAGCTTCTCGTTGGTTCCGAGATAGTTAAGCTCGACCTCTCAAATCCCGAGGATAGGAGGTTCTATCAGGCCGCTCAGAAGCTGTTTTCGGTATTCATGAGCTTCTTCGAGGCGGCCATCTACGTCTTCGCCGGAGCGTTTGGTAAGGTCAGCACCGGAATAGGGGCCTTCCAGACCGTTACGAGCCCTGATGGATTCGTTTACATAGGTCTTGGCCTCGCAATCCTGATAATCCTCCAGCTTGGATTTGCGTCCACGATGCTTATACTACTCGATGAACTCGTCAGCAAGTGGGGAATAGGCAGTGGTATCAGTCTCTTCATTGCCGCTGGAGTTTCACAGACGGTCATTTACAAAGCCCTCGCCCCGATACCAAGCAAGGAGTACATTGACCCCCTGACCGGAGAGCCTGCCATAGTCGGTGCCATCCCCGCCTTCATCCAGCACCTAATTCATGGCGACATAACGGGGGCTATCTACCGTGGTGGAACCCTGCCGGATATGGTTAAACTCCTTGGAACAATAGCGGTGTTCCTAATCGTCGTATATCTCGAGAGCATGCGCGTTGAGATTCCGCTCAGCTACGGCCGCGTGACCGTTCGCGGAAGGTACCCGATAAGGTTCATGTACGTCAGCAACATTCCGATAATCCTCACCATGGCCCTCTACGCCAACATCCAGCTCTGGGCCAGGCTTCTCAACAACTACGGCATAACCTGGCTCGGAACCTTTGGGGAGAACGGCTACCCAGTGAGCGGCTTCGTCACGTACCTCTATCCCCCAAGGGACATCTTCCACGTCATTAACGACCCCGTCAGGGCGCTGGTCTACGCCATAATGACGATATTCTGGTCGCTGATATTCGGTTTCCTCTGGGTTGAGCTGACAGGACTTGACGCGAGGAGCATAGCAAGACAGCTTCAGCAGGCGGGACTCCAGATTCCAGGATTCAGGCGCGACCCGAGAATCCTTGAGAGGGTCCTCCAGCGCTACATACCCTACGTTACCTTCTGGGGCTCCTTCACGCTGGCGCTGGTGGCAGTGCTCGCGGACTTCTTCGGCGCGCTGGGTACTGGAACTGGAATACTGCTGACGGTCGGCATCCTCTACAGGTTCTACGAAGAGATTGCCAGAGAGCAGGCAACGGAGATGTTCCCGGCCCTCAGAAGATTCTTCGCCAAGTGA
- a CDS encoding adenylate kinase, producing MPFVVMITGIPGVGKSTITRLALKRTRAKFRLVNFGDLMFEEAVKAGLVKHRDEMRKLDPKTQRELQLKAAQKIVEIAREEPVLLDTHATIRTPVGYLLGFPREVIEVINPNFIVIIEATPSEILGRRLRDLKRDRDVETEEQIERHQDLNRAAAISYAMHSNALIKIIENHEDKGLEEAVNELVQVLDLAVSEYD from the coding sequence ATGCCGTTTGTGGTCATGATTACAGGTATTCCAGGAGTTGGCAAGAGCACTATTACGAGACTTGCCCTTAAGAGAACCCGGGCTAAGTTCAGGCTCGTCAACTTCGGTGACTTAATGTTCGAGGAAGCCGTTAAGGCGGGTCTGGTTAAACACAGGGATGAGATGAGGAAGCTCGACCCGAAGACGCAGAGGGAGCTCCAGCTTAAAGCCGCCCAGAAGATAGTCGAGATAGCCCGGGAGGAGCCGGTATTGCTCGACACCCACGCGACCATTAGAACTCCGGTTGGCTACCTACTCGGCTTTCCCAGGGAGGTTATTGAGGTCATAAACCCCAACTTCATAGTGATAATCGAGGCGACGCCGAGCGAGATACTCGGAAGGCGCCTCCGCGACCTCAAGAGGGACAGGGACGTTGAGACCGAGGAGCAGATTGAGAGGCACCAGGACCTCAACAGGGCAGCTGCGATAAGCTACGCCATGCACTCAAACGCCCTCATAAAGATAATCGAGAACCACGAGGATAAGGGTCTCGAAGAGGCAGTTAACGAACTCGTTCAAGTGCTGGACTTGGCGGTGAGTGAGTATGATTGA
- a CDS encoding EMC3/TMCO1 family protein, whose amino-acid sequence MIEGIYQFLDDVFGPFMMNYHPLWVITLMGFIIGGFYTLLYYFFTDIEKQKKLQKLAKEVQKEMREAQKSGDEKKLRKAQQKQLELMKMQSELMKQQMVPMFLTMPIFWIFFSWLRRWYTEVAIAKAPFNFFLFDWFHSMYHSALSGSELGYFGWYILSSYVIGMVLRKLLDMG is encoded by the coding sequence ATGATTGAGGGAATCTACCAGTTTCTTGACGATGTTTTCGGGCCGTTCATGATGAACTACCATCCCCTTTGGGTCATAACACTAATGGGCTTTATAATCGGTGGGTTCTACACGTTGCTCTATTACTTCTTCACGGACATTGAGAAGCAGAAGAAGCTCCAGAAGCTCGCCAAAGAAGTTCAGAAGGAAATGAGGGAAGCCCAGAAGAGCGGCGACGAGAAGAAGCTCAGAAAGGCTCAGCAGAAGCAGTTGGAGCTCATGAAAATGCAGAGCGAGCTCATGAAGCAGCAGATGGTTCCGATGTTCCTCACGATGCCAATATTCTGGATATTCTTCAGCTGGCTCAGAAGATGGTACACAGAGGTCGCGATAGCCAAGGCCCCGTTCAACTTCTTCCTCTTTGACTGGTTCCACAGTATGTATCACTCTGCCCTGTCCGGAAGTGAACTCGGCTACTTCGGCTGGTACATCCTTTCGAGCTACGTCATTGGTATGGTGCTCAGAAAGCTCCTTGACATGGGATAA
- a CDS encoding 50S ribosomal protein L34e yields MKPMYRSRSWRRKYVRTPGGRTVIHFERRKPKVAHCAMCGRPLNGVPRGRPSELRKLPKTAKRPERPYPNLCPSCMRKVMKAQVRASLS; encoded by the coding sequence ATGAAGCCGATGTACCGCTCAAGGTCATGGAGGAGGAAGTACGTTAGGACTCCCGGAGGAAGGACCGTAATCCACTTTGAGAGGAGGAAGCCCAAGGTCGCCCACTGCGCCATGTGCGGAAGGCCCCTCAACGGCGTTCCGCGCGGAAGGCCGAGCGAGCTCAGGAAGCTCCCGAAGACCGCGAAGAGGCCCGAGAGGCCCTACCCGAACCTCTGCCCGAGCTGTATGAGGAAGGTTATGAAGGCCCAGGTTAGGGCCTCCCTCAGCTGA
- the cmk gene encoding (d)CMP kinase — protein sequence MPKGCLVITVSGLAGSGTTTLCRNLAKHYGFKHVYAGLIFRQMAKERGMTLEEFQKYVELHPEIDREVDRRQVEAAKECNVVIEGRLAGWMVKNADLKIWLDAPIMERAKRVARREGVSVEEAFVQIAEREKGNRKRYLNLYGIDIEDKSIYDLIINTAKWGPDGVFAIVKAAIDHLYPDGDAGSGENPENKKKEVG from the coding sequence ATGCCGAAGGGCTGCCTCGTCATAACCGTCAGTGGCCTGGCCGGTTCCGGAACCACCACCCTCTGCCGGAACCTTGCCAAGCATTATGGCTTCAAGCACGTTTACGCCGGATTGATATTCCGGCAGATGGCTAAGGAAAGGGGAATGACTCTTGAGGAGTTTCAGAAGTACGTCGAACTCCACCCAGAGATAGACAGGGAAGTTGACCGGAGGCAGGTCGAGGCAGCCAAGGAATGTAATGTCGTCATTGAGGGCAGGCTTGCCGGATGGATGGTCAAGAACGCGGACCTTAAGATATGGCTCGACGCTCCAATAATGGAGCGGGCCAAGAGGGTTGCAAGAAGGGAAGGCGTCTCCGTCGAGGAGGCCTTCGTTCAGATTGCCGAGAGGGAGAAGGGGAACAGGAAAAGGTATTTAAACCTCTACGGTATCGACATCGAGGACAAATCAATTTACGATTTAATCATAAACACTGCCAAATGGGGTCCCGATGGGGTCTTCGCGATTGTGAAGGCCGCCATCGACCACCTTTACCCCGACGGCGACGCGGGGTCGGGTGAAAACCCGGAAAACAAAAAGAAGGAGGTGGGATGA
- a CDS encoding 50S ribosomal protein L14e: MPAIEVGRIAVVIAGRRAGQKVVVADIIDKNFVLVTGAGLNKVKRRRMNVKHLEPLPEKVNIERGASDEEIKKALEEAGISLE; this comes from the coding sequence ATGCCAGCTATTGAGGTCGGAAGGATTGCCGTCGTTATTGCCGGAAGGAGGGCCGGACAGAAGGTCGTCGTTGCCGACATAATCGACAAGAACTTCGTCCTCGTCACCGGTGCTGGCCTCAACAAGGTCAAGCGCAGGAGGATGAACGTCAAGCACCTCGAGCCCCTTCCGGAGAAGGTCAACATCGAGCGCGGTGCCTCCGACGAGGAGATAAAGAAGGCCCTCGAAGAGGCCGGCATAAGCCTTGAGTGA
- a CDS encoding type II toxin-antitoxin system HicB family antitoxin, which yields MQLHAVIWEEEGIYVIREVFTGVTTQGETIEEAIENLKEAVELYLEEFPELRNELKRVKFVGDFHVEVAKALG from the coding sequence GTGCAACTCCATGCCGTCATCTGGGAGGAAGAGGGCATTTACGTCATTCGGGAGGTCTTTACAGGTGTTACGACTCAGGGGGAGACAATAGAGGAGGCAATTGAGAACCTCAAAGAGGCCGTTGAGCTGTACCTTGAGGAGTTTCCGGAGCTGAGGAATGAACTGAAGAGGGTAAAGTTCGTGGGCGATTTCCATGTCGAAGTTGCCAAGGCTCTCGGGTGA
- a CDS encoding type II toxin-antitoxin system HicA family toxin, translating into MSKLPRLSGEEVVKVLTKKFGFKVSRQRGSHVVLVKYVDGRKIGTVVPLHKELKAGTLMGVLRLAQISKEDFIKALEDP; encoded by the coding sequence ATGTCGAAGTTGCCAAGGCTCTCGGGTGAAGAAGTCGTTAAAGTGCTCACCAAAAAGTTCGGCTTCAAGGTGTCCCGCCAGAGGGGTAGCCACGTTGTCCTCGTTAAATACGTTGACGGCAGGAAAATAGGAACTGTGGTCCCGCTTCACAAAGAGTTAAAAGCTGGTACGTTGATGGGAGTCCTGAGACTTGCTCAAATAAGCAAGGAGGACTTTATCAAAGCGTTGGAAGACCCATAG
- a CDS encoding RNA-guided pseudouridylation complex pseudouridine synthase subunit Cbf5, whose translation MARDEVRRILPADIKREVLIKDEKAETNPKWGFPPEKRPMEMHMQFGIINLDKPPGPTSHEVVAWIKKLFNLSKAGHGGTLDPKVSGVLPVALERATRVVQALLPAGKEYVALMHLHGDVPEDRILAVMKEFQGEIIQRPPLRSAVKRRLRTRKVYYIDVLEIDGRDVLFRVGVEAGTYIRSLIHHMGLALGVGAHMAELRRTRSGPFKEDETLVTLHDLVDYYHFWKEDGIEEYFRKAIQPMEKAVEHLPKVWIRDSAVSAVTHGADLAVPGIVKLHKGIKKGDLVAIMTLKDELVALGKATMTSGEMLQRSKGIAVDVDKVFMPRDWYPKLW comes from the coding sequence ATGGCGAGGGACGAAGTGAGGAGAATCCTTCCAGCGGATATAAAGCGAGAGGTACTGATTAAGGACGAGAAGGCCGAGACGAACCCGAAGTGGGGCTTTCCGCCCGAGAAGAGGCCGATGGAGATGCACATGCAGTTCGGCATAATCAACCTCGACAAGCCGCCGGGGCCGACGAGCCACGAAGTTGTCGCGTGGATTAAGAAGCTCTTCAACCTGAGCAAGGCAGGTCACGGCGGAACCCTCGACCCCAAGGTCAGCGGCGTTTTGCCGGTTGCCCTTGAGAGGGCCACGAGGGTCGTTCAGGCGCTCCTCCCTGCCGGTAAGGAGTACGTAGCTTTGATGCACCTTCACGGTGACGTTCCTGAGGACAGAATCCTCGCAGTTATGAAGGAGTTCCAGGGCGAGATAATCCAGAGGCCGCCGCTGAGGAGTGCCGTAAAGAGGCGCCTGAGGACGAGGAAGGTCTACTACATCGATGTGCTCGAGATAGACGGCAGGGACGTGCTCTTCCGCGTTGGCGTCGAGGCGGGAACGTACATACGTTCGCTGATTCACCACATGGGCCTGGCCTTGGGTGTTGGAGCGCACATGGCAGAGTTGCGCCGTACCAGAAGCGGTCCCTTCAAGGAGGACGAGACGCTGGTAACGCTTCACGACTTGGTGGACTACTACCACTTCTGGAAGGAGGACGGCATTGAGGAGTACTTCAGGAAGGCGATACAGCCGATGGAAAAGGCCGTTGAGCATCTGCCCAAGGTGTGGATAAGGGACTCTGCCGTTTCTGCCGTAACGCACGGCGCGGACCTGGCCGTTCCGGGAATAGTCAAGCTCCACAAGGGCATAAAGAAGGGCGACCTCGTTGCGATAATGACCCTCAAGGATGAGCTGGTGGCACTTGGAAAGGCCACGATGACGAGCGGTGAGATGCTCCAGAGGAGCAAGGGTATAGCGGTTGACGTTGACAAGGTCTTCATGCCTAGGGACTGGTATCCGAAGCTGTGGTAG
- a CDS encoding class I SAM-dependent methyltransferase: protein MSHYYSEEPNVPLRTKTIEVCLRGHCFKFITASGVFSFGKLDRGTELLIENMVLDRNWRVLDLGCGYGAIGIVASRFVDYVVMTDVNRRAISIARKNLKINGVRNAEVRWGSLYEPVKGEKFDSIITNPPVHVGKEVLREIVINAPRHLNDGGLLQLVIKTKQGAKYIKALMEETFTEVRELAKGSGYRVYAGIA, encoded by the coding sequence ATGAGCCACTACTACTCCGAGGAGCCGAACGTTCCGCTGAGGACGAAGACGATAGAGGTCTGCCTTAGGGGCCACTGCTTCAAGTTCATCACTGCGAGCGGTGTCTTCTCCTTCGGGAAGCTCGACCGGGGGACGGAGTTGCTCATAGAGAACATGGTTCTCGATAGGAACTGGCGCGTTCTTGACCTGGGCTGTGGCTACGGGGCAATCGGGATAGTTGCATCGCGCTTCGTTGACTACGTCGTCATGACCGACGTGAACAGGAGAGCGATTAGCATAGCGAGGAAAAACTTAAAAATCAACGGCGTTAGAAACGCCGAGGTCAGGTGGGGAAGCCTCTACGAGCCCGTTAAGGGCGAAAAATTCGACTCAATCATCACCAATCCCCCCGTGCACGTGGGAAAGGAAGTCCTGAGGGAAATAGTTATAAACGCTCCCCGGCATCTCAACGATGGTGGCCTCCTGCAACTGGTGATTAAGACGAAGCAGGGGGCAAAGTATATTAAGGCCCTCATGGAGGAGACCTTCACCGAAGTGAGAGAGCTCGCGAAGGGGAGCGGTTACCGCGTGTACGCCGGGATTGCCTAG
- a CDS encoding 30S ribosomal protein S13 translates to MTENFRHIVRVAGVDLDGHKQLRWALTGIKGIGINFATMVLRVAGLDPYMKAGYLTDEQVKLIEKILEDPVAHGIPAWAVNRPKDYETGKDMHLITAKLVMAWREDINRLRRIRAYRGIRHELGLPLRGQRTRSNFRHGTTVGVSRRKK, encoded by the coding sequence ATGACCGAGAACTTCAGGCACATAGTCCGCGTTGCGGGCGTTGATTTGGATGGACACAAGCAGTTGAGATGGGCACTGACAGGGATTAAGGGAATAGGAATAAACTTCGCCACGATGGTGCTCAGGGTTGCAGGGCTCGACCCCTACATGAAGGCCGGCTACCTCACCGACGAGCAGGTCAAGCTGATAGAGAAAATCCTCGAGGACCCCGTTGCCCACGGAATCCCGGCTTGGGCCGTCAACAGGCCGAAGGACTACGAGACTGGCAAGGACATGCACCTCATTACAGCTAAGCTCGTTATGGCCTGGCGTGAGGACATCAACAGGCTCAGGAGAATACGCGCCTACCGCGGTATAAGGCACGAGCTCGGCCTGCCGCTCCGCGGTCAGAGAACCAGGTCGAACTTCAGGCACGGAACCACTGTCGGCGTTAGCAGGAGGAAGAAGTGA
- a CDS encoding 30S ribosomal protein S4: protein MGDPKRQRKKYETPSHPWIKERLDRERVLKRKYALKNKKELWRHETQLKEFRRRARRLLAARGKQAEIERQQLLQRLHRLGLLPADAVLDDVLSLTVEDVLERRLQTIVYKKGLARTIKQARQLIVHGHIEVNGQIIRSPGYLVLREEEDTITYAKNSPFAKEGHPERMVIEQAKQGGEA from the coding sequence ATGGGAGACCCGAAGAGGCAGAGGAAGAAGTACGAAACTCCCTCTCACCCCTGGATTAAGGAGAGACTCGACCGCGAGAGGGTTCTGAAGAGGAAGTACGCCCTCAAGAACAAGAAGGAGCTCTGGCGCCACGAGACCCAGCTCAAGGAGTTCAGGCGTAGGGCGAGGCGCCTTCTCGCCGCCCGCGGTAAGCAGGCCGAAATCGAGAGGCAGCAGCTCCTCCAGAGGCTCCACAGGCTCGGCCTTCTCCCGGCCGACGCCGTTCTTGATGACGTCCTCTCGCTCACCGTTGAGGACGTCCTTGAGAGGCGCCTCCAGACTATCGTCTACAAGAAGGGACTCGCCAGGACCATCAAGCAGGCCAGGCAGCTCATAGTCCACGGCCACATCGAGGTCAACGGCCAGATAATCCGCTCACCCGGCTACCTCGTCCTCCGCGAGGAGGAGGACACGATAACCTACGCCAAGAACTCCCCCTTCGCGAAGGAGGGTCACCCCGAGAGGATGGTTATTGAACAGGCCAAGCAGGGTGGTGAGGCATGA
- a CDS encoding 30S ribosomal protein S11 — translation MSEETQQQVNLKKKEKWGVAHIYSSYNNTIIHITDLTGAETVSRWSGGMVVKADRDEPSPYAAMIAAKRAAEEAMEKGFVGVHIKVRAPGGSKSKTPGPGAQAAIRALARAGLKIGRVEDVTPIPHDGTRPKGGRRGRRV, via the coding sequence ATGAGCGAGGAAACCCAGCAGCAGGTTAACCTTAAGAAGAAGGAGAAGTGGGGAGTTGCCCACATCTACTCCTCCTACAACAACACCATCATCCACATCACCGACCTCACCGGGGCCGAGACCGTCTCCAGGTGGAGCGGTGGTATGGTCGTCAAGGCCGACAGGGACGAGCCCTCTCCGTACGCGGCCATGATTGCCGCCAAGAGGGCCGCTGAAGAGGCCATGGAGAAGGGCTTCGTCGGTGTTCACATCAAGGTTCGCGCCCCCGGAGGAAGCAAGAGCAAGACCCCCGGACCCGGTGCTCAGGCGGCAATCAGGGCCCTCGCGAGGGCTGGCCTCAAGATAGGGCGCGTCGAGGACGTTACCCCGATACCGCACGACGGAACCAGGCCCAAGGGCGGTAGGCGCGGTAGGCGCGTCTGA
- a CDS encoding DNA-directed RNA polymerase subunit D — MEPKFEILEKREDSIKFIVSGIDVAFANALRRTILAEVPTFAVDEVEFFENDSALFDEIIAHRLAMIPLTTPVERFSLDALELDDYTVTLSLEAEGPGMVYSGDLRSSDEGIKPANPNIPIVKLAEGQKLTLNAYAKLGRGKDHAKWQPGFVYYKYLTKIHVSKDVPEWEELKELAERRGLPVEEKKDEIVITTTKAFYLPRKFEAYEGEKIREEVVPGTFVFTVETNGELPVEEIVSIALKILMRKSDRFINELHKLAD, encoded by the coding sequence ATGGAGCCGAAGTTTGAAATTCTTGAAAAGAGGGAGGACTCGATAAAGTTCATCGTTAGCGGCATAGACGTCGCCTTTGCCAACGCCCTTAGGAGGACGATTCTCGCTGAGGTTCCTACCTTCGCCGTTGACGAGGTAGAGTTTTTCGAGAACGACTCCGCTTTATTCGACGAGATAATCGCCCACCGATTGGCCATGATTCCCCTCACGACACCCGTTGAGAGGTTCTCGCTCGACGCACTTGAACTCGACGACTACACCGTTACCCTCTCACTTGAGGCAGAGGGGCCAGGTATGGTTTACTCCGGCGACCTCAGGAGCAGTGACGAGGGAATAAAGCCTGCCAACCCGAACATTCCGATAGTCAAGCTCGCCGAGGGGCAGAAACTCACGCTCAACGCTTACGCCAAGCTCGGACGCGGAAAGGACCACGCCAAGTGGCAGCCGGGCTTCGTCTACTACAAGTACCTGACGAAAATCCACGTGAGCAAGGACGTTCCCGAGTGGGAAGAGCTCAAGGAGCTCGCCGAGAGGCGTGGTTTGCCCGTTGAGGAGAAGAAGGATGAGATTGTCATAACTACCACCAAGGCCTTCTACCTGCCGAGGAAGTTCGAGGCCTACGAGGGCGAGAAGATTAGGGAAGAGGTAGTGCCTGGAACGTTCGTCTTTACAGTGGAAACAAACGGAGAGCTCCCCGTTGAGGAAATCGTGAGCATAGCGCTCAAGATACTCATGAGGAAGAGCGATAGATTTATAAACGAACTCCATAAATTAGCCGACTGA
- a CDS encoding 50S ribosomal protein L18e has protein sequence MVKRTGPTDINLRRLIRALRKKSNEEGVKIWKDIAWRLERPRRQRAEVNVSKINRYTKEGDTVIVPGSVLGAGKLEHKVTVAAWKFSETAKKKIVEAGGEAITIEELMERNPKGSGVIIME, from the coding sequence ATGGTCAAGAGAACCGGTCCCACCGACATCAACCTGAGAAGGCTCATTCGGGCACTCAGGAAGAAGTCGAACGAAGAGGGAGTTAAGATTTGGAAGGACATCGCTTGGCGCCTTGAGAGGCCAAGGAGGCAGAGGGCTGAAGTCAACGTCAGCAAGATAAACCGCTACACCAAGGAGGGCGACACCGTCATCGTTCCGGGAAGCGTTCTCGGAGCCGGAAAGCTCGAGCACAAGGTCACCGTTGCCGCCTGGAAGTTCAGCGAGACCGCTAAGAAGAAGATTGTCGAGGCCGGTGGCGAGGCCATCACCATCGAGGAGCTTATGGAGAGAAACCCGAAGGGTAGTGGAGTAATCATAATGGAGTGA
- the rplM gene encoding 50S ribosomal protein L13 yields the protein MRIINAEGLILGRLASKVAKMLLEGEEVVIVNAEKAIITGNREDIFAKYKQRTELRTRTNPRRGPFYPKRSDEIVRRTVRGMLPWKTDRGRKAFRRLKVYVGVPKEFEGKELETISEAHMSRLATPKYVTVGEVAKFLGGKF from the coding sequence ATGAGGATTATTAACGCTGAAGGACTCATACTCGGAAGGCTCGCCTCGAAGGTTGCCAAGATGCTCCTCGAGGGCGAAGAGGTCGTCATAGTCAACGCCGAGAAGGCCATCATCACCGGAAACCGCGAGGACATCTTTGCCAAGTACAAGCAGAGGACCGAGCTCAGAACCAGAACCAACCCGAGGAGGGGTCCGTTCTACCCGAAGAGGAGCGACGAGATAGTCAGGAGAACCGTCAGGGGCATGCTCCCCTGGAAGACCGACCGCGGAAGGAAGGCCTTCAGGAGGCTCAAGGTCTACGTCGGCGTTCCCAAGGAGTTCGAGGGCAAGGAGCTTGAGACCATAAGCGAGGCCCACATGTCGAGGCTTGCCACGCCGAAGTACGTCACCGTTGGTGAAGTGGCGAAGTTCCTCGGTGGAAAGTTCTGA
- a CDS encoding 30S ribosomal protein S9 — MRVIQTAGKRKTAIARATIREGKGRVRINHKPVEIIEPEIARFTIMEPLILAGEEIVSKVDIDVKVEGGGFMGQAEAARVAIARALVEWTNDMNLKEKFMKYDRTMLVGDSRRTEPHKPNRSTKGPRAKRQKSYR, encoded by the coding sequence ATGAGGGTCATCCAGACTGCTGGAAAGAGGAAAACCGCTATAGCGAGGGCCACCATAAGGGAAGGAAAGGGAAGGGTGAGAATCAACCACAAGCCCGTCGAGATAATCGAGCCCGAGATAGCGCGCTTCACCATCATGGAACCGCTCATCCTTGCCGGCGAGGAGATAGTCAGCAAGGTTGACATCGACGTCAAGGTCGAGGGCGGAGGCTTCATGGGTCAGGCCGAGGCCGCGCGCGTTGCCATAGCCAGGGCTCTCGTCGAGTGGACCAACGACATGAACCTCAAGGAAAAGTTTATGAAGTACGACAGGACTATGCTCGTTGGCGACAGCAGGAGGACCGAGCCCCACAAGCCCAACCGCTCGACCAAGGGTCCGAGGGCCAAGAGGCAGAAGTCCTACCGTTGA
- a CDS encoding DNA-directed RNA polymerase subunit N: MIVPVRCFTCGKVLADKYYEFKKRVEAGEDPGKVLDDLGVERYCCRRTLLSHVELIDQVMVYKVY, encoded by the coding sequence ATGATAGTCCCCGTCAGGTGCTTCACCTGCGGAAAGGTGCTGGCAGACAAGTACTACGAGTTCAAGAAGAGGGTTGAGGCCGGGGAAGACCCGGGTAAGGTCCTCGACGACCTCGGCGTCGAGAGGTACTGCTGCAGGAGAACGCTCCTCAGCCACGTGGAGCTCATCGACCAGGTAATGGTTTATAAAGTCTACTAA
- a CDS encoding DNA-directed RNA polymerase subunit K, with protein sequence MFKYTRFEKARIIGARALQIAMGAPVLIDVPEGITPLQAALMEFEKGIIPLTVIRPS encoded by the coding sequence ATGTTCAAGTACACCCGCTTTGAGAAGGCCCGCATCATCGGTGCGAGGGCTCTCCAGATAGCGATGGGCGCCCCCGTGCTGATAGACGTTCCCGAGGGAATAACTCCCCTTCAAGCTGCCTTGATGGAGTTCGAGAAGGGAATAATCCCGCTCACCGTAATAAGGCCGAGCTGA